The following are encoded in a window of Methylocystis rosea genomic DNA:
- a CDS encoding outer-membrane lipoprotein carrier protein LolA, which translates to MTYVHFAALLAALSFADPAAAATIARAAPPSQGSAPAVAENKAAEAKPAQASPAEARSKSAEVKPEDEKSVDAKAVTVKPAPAKPGEAKPVDPSSAGKKGAKPSAQGSSPSSAAATIAPPPAPEPEKPLTRAEALKRANAFFNASPVMTADFVQIGGDGKRSEGKLHVQRAGRVRFEYAQPATMEVVADGAQVAVRDRKLNTQDLYFITQTPLKFLMKDKIDLEKDVIVEDVKIDDSGVTVSIEDKATFGGTSHVRLIFDPKTFKLKQWEVKDPQGYETLISIFNIDQAKVPDPTLFKINK; encoded by the coding sequence GTGACATACGTTCACTTTGCCGCCCTGCTCGCCGCGCTTTCATTCGCCGACCCGGCCGCCGCTGCGACGATCGCGCGCGCGGCGCCGCCATCTCAGGGAAGCGCTCCGGCGGTCGCCGAGAATAAAGCAGCGGAGGCGAAGCCCGCTCAAGCCAGTCCCGCGGAAGCAAGGTCGAAATCGGCTGAGGTCAAGCCTGAGGACGAGAAGAGCGTCGACGCCAAGGCCGTGACGGTCAAGCCCGCGCCTGCCAAGCCCGGCGAGGCGAAGCCTGTGGACCCCTCGTCAGCCGGGAAGAAGGGCGCCAAGCCATCCGCGCAGGGGTCCTCCCCCTCCTCTGCCGCCGCCACGATCGCGCCGCCGCCCGCGCCGGAGCCGGAGAAGCCGCTCACCCGCGCCGAAGCGCTCAAGCGCGCCAACGCATTTTTCAACGCTTCGCCGGTGATGACCGCCGATTTCGTGCAGATCGGCGGCGACGGCAAGCGTTCGGAAGGCAAGCTTCACGTTCAGCGCGCCGGCCGGGTGCGTTTCGAATACGCCCAGCCGGCGACGATGGAAGTCGTGGCCGATGGCGCGCAGGTCGCGGTGCGCGACCGCAAGCTCAATACGCAGGATCTCTACTTCATCACCCAGACGCCGCTCAAATTCCTGATGAAGGACAAGATCGACCTCGAAAAGGACGTCATCGTCGAAGATGTGAAAATCGACGATTCCGGCGTCACCGTCTCTATCGAGGACAAGGCGACCTTCGGCGGCACTTCGCACGTGCGTCTGATCTTCGACCCCAAGACCTTCAAATTGAAGCAATGGGAGGTGAAGGACCCGCAAGGCTATGAGACCTTGATCTCGATCTTCAACATCGACCAGGCGAAGGTGCCGGATCCGACGCTGTTCAAGATCAACAAATAA
- a CDS encoding calcium:proton antiporter: MQAARITVGAVLFPALALGLAGVFLFGERWISKIPASIDFMPSTLAAVLLIGAVFAALQHAEILGAKTGEPYGTLVLTIAVTFIEVAIMASMIEHGDEDPTEAREAVFSAIIIVCNGLVGLCLLLGGFRHHEQELQPMATSAYLAILIALSVLTLILPDYTTSSYGPTLSTTQLIFVSVLSVLLYGAFLFIQTVRHRSYFIDVHVAAVGHGEAKPSRAVTIFAVVGLGASLLGVSLLAERVIPGLEEALRWGGVDDVNRVTGAAVAMLVLLPESMNSIRAATRNALQTSLNGALGSVVATIGLTVPAVALLSVATNREIVFGLEKRDTVLLLLTLLLSVVSFGAGRTNLMTGLVHLVVFATYIFLLFVP, translated from the coding sequence ATGCAGGCGGCGAGGATCACCGTTGGCGCGGTCCTGTTTCCGGCGCTGGCGCTGGGGCTGGCCGGGGTTTTTTTGTTCGGCGAGCGCTGGATCTCGAAAATTCCAGCGTCCATCGATTTTATGCCGTCGACTCTCGCGGCGGTCTTGTTGATCGGGGCCGTCTTCGCCGCCTTGCAACACGCCGAAATTCTCGGCGCCAAGACGGGCGAACCCTATGGCACGCTCGTCCTCACCATCGCCGTAACATTTATCGAGGTCGCGATCATGGCCTCGATGATCGAACATGGCGACGAGGATCCGACCGAAGCGCGCGAGGCGGTGTTCTCCGCAATCATCATCGTTTGCAACGGCCTCGTCGGCCTCTGCCTCCTGCTCGGCGGCTTCCGTCATCACGAGCAGGAACTCCAGCCGATGGCGACAAGCGCCTATCTCGCCATCCTGATCGCTCTTTCCGTTCTTACGCTCATTCTGCCTGATTATACGACGTCGAGCTACGGACCTACTCTGTCTACAACTCAGCTCATTTTCGTCAGCGTTCTGTCGGTGCTGCTCTACGGCGCATTTCTTTTCATTCAGACCGTGCGGCACCGGTCCTATTTTATCGACGTGCATGTCGCGGCCGTGGGCCACGGCGAGGCGAAGCCTTCGCGCGCGGTGACGATATTCGCAGTTGTGGGACTGGGCGCCAGCCTGCTTGGCGTCTCGCTTCTCGCGGAGCGTGTCATTCCCGGTCTTGAAGAGGCGCTTCGCTGGGGGGGCGTCGACGACGTGAACCGGGTGACCGGCGCGGCTGTGGCGATGCTGGTCCTGCTTCCAGAATCCATGAATTCCATCCGCGCCGCGACCCGTAACGCGCTTCAGACAAGTTTGAATGGCGCGCTCGGCTCCGTCGTCGCGACGATCGGGCTCACGGTTCCCGCCGTAGCGCTGTTGAGCGTCGCCACGAACCGGGAGATCGTCTTCGGTCTCGAAAAACGCGACACCGTCTTGCTGCTGCTGACATTGCTGCTGAGCGTTGTAAGCTTCGGCGCCGGCCGCACGAATCTGATGACCGGGCTGGTGCATCTCGTCGTTTTTGCGACATATATTTTTCTGTTGTTCGTCCCCTAA
- a CDS encoding lysozyme inhibitor LprI family protein — MAQGSDRSVKTYLLRRFSAISAAFVFLYGSSSALAKDCSRLDTQTAMNLCEGDNFKQADAELNVVYAKLLKKISAAGQPKLREAQNSWIKYRDAQCAFETLGTIDGSIHSMVAAQCLADVTEQQTKRLQHQLTCQEGDVSCGGQ, encoded by the coding sequence ATGGCGCAAGGGAGTGATCGGTCGGTGAAAACCTATCTTTTACGACGTTTCAGCGCCATCAGCGCGGCGTTTGTGTTTCTGTATGGGTCGAGCTCGGCGCTCGCAAAGGACTGCAGCCGCCTCGACACGCAGACCGCAATGAATTTGTGCGAGGGCGACAATTTCAAACAGGCGGACGCGGAACTCAACGTCGTTTACGCAAAGCTGCTGAAGAAGATCAGCGCGGCAGGCCAGCCGAAACTGCGGGAGGCGCAGAACTCCTGGATCAAATACCGGGATGCGCAATGCGCCTTTGAGACTCTGGGGACGATCGACGGCAGCATTCACAGCATGGTCGCGGCGCAATGTCTCGCGGATGTGACCGAGCAGCAGACGAAACGGTTGCAGCATCAGCTCACCTGCCAAGAAGGCGACGTCTCCTGCGGCGGCCAGTAG
- a CDS encoding aspartate-semialdehyde dehydrogenase — protein sequence MAYKVAVVGATGNVGREMLDILAERRFPVSEVVALASPRSIGTEVSFGDRTLKCKVLDSYDFSDVDICLMSAGGSVAKEWAPRIGAQGCVVIDNSSAWRMDPDVPLVVPEVNAAAAAGFSKKNIIANPNCSTAQLVVALKPLHDAATIKRVVVSTYQSVSGAGKEGMDELFAQTRSVFVANPVEAKKFPKRIAFNLIPQIDVFMEDGFTKEEWKMVAETKKILDPKIKLVATCVRVPVFIGHSEAVNIEFEKPISADEARNILRAAPGVLVIDKHEAGGYITPHEAAGEDATYVSRIRTDPTVDNGLVLWCVSDNLRKGAALNAIQIAEVLMNRKLLAPKKKAA from the coding sequence ATGGCGTATAAGGTTGCGGTCGTCGGCGCTACGGGCAACGTAGGCCGCGAGATGCTCGATATTCTCGCCGAGCGCCGCTTCCCCGTTTCGGAGGTCGTTGCGCTGGCGTCGCCGCGCTCGATTGGCACAGAGGTCTCCTTCGGCGACAGGACGCTGAAGTGCAAGGTGCTCGACTCCTACGATTTCTCCGACGTCGATATTTGTCTCATGTCGGCGGGCGGCTCCGTCGCGAAGGAATGGGCGCCCAGGATCGGCGCGCAGGGCTGCGTCGTCATCGACAATTCTTCGGCCTGGCGCATGGACCCCGATGTGCCGTTGGTCGTGCCGGAAGTGAACGCCGCCGCCGCGGCGGGATTTTCCAAAAAGAACATCATCGCCAATCCCAACTGCTCGACGGCGCAGCTCGTCGTCGCGCTGAAGCCCTTGCACGACGCGGCGACGATCAAGCGCGTCGTGGTCTCGACCTATCAATCGGTCTCCGGCGCGGGCAAGGAGGGCATGGACGAACTCTTCGCGCAGACCCGTTCGGTGTTCGTCGCCAACCCTGTCGAAGCGAAGAAATTTCCCAAGCGCATCGCCTTCAATCTCATTCCGCAGATCGACGTCTTCATGGAGGACGGCTTCACCAAGGAAGAGTGGAAGATGGTCGCGGAGACAAAGAAGATTCTAGATCCCAAGATCAAGCTTGTCGCCACCTGCGTGCGCGTGCCGGTCTTCATCGGCCATTCGGAAGCGGTGAACATCGAATTCGAAAAGCCGATTTCGGCGGACGAGGCGCGTAACATTTTGCGCGCGGCGCCCGGCGTGCTGGTGATCGACAAGCACGAAGCCGGCGGCTACATCACGCCGCATGAAGCGGCGGGCGAAGACGCCACCTATGTCTCGCGCATCCGCACCGACCCGACCGTCGATAATGGGCTGGTTCTGTGGTGCGTTTCCGACAATCTGCGCAAGGGCGCGGCGCTCAACGCCATTCAGATCGCGGAAGTCCTGATGAACCGCAAGCTGCTCGCGCCTAAGAAAAAAGCGGCGTAA
- the ung gene encoding uracil-DNA glycosylase: MTKPVRIEESWRKHLAAEFDQPYFHALREFVRGEYVAGRIYPPASQIFRAFDECPFDTVKAVILGQDPYHGAGQACGLCFAVGANTPPPPSLQNIFKEIEADLGRPVSRDPDLSRWARQGVLLLNATLTVRENAAGSHQNKGWEQFTDAAIHALSREREGVVFMLWGAYARRKGASIDRRKHLVLECAHPSPLSANNGFFGCKHFSKANDYLIAHAETPIDW, encoded by the coding sequence ATGACCAAACCCGTCCGCATCGAAGAAAGCTGGCGCAAACATCTCGCTGCGGAATTCGACCAGCCCTATTTCCACGCGCTGCGGGAATTTGTCCGCGGCGAATATGTCGCGGGCCGGATCTATCCGCCGGCGTCGCAGATTTTTCGCGCCTTCGACGAGTGTCCATTCGACACGGTGAAAGCCGTCATTCTGGGGCAAGATCCCTATCACGGCGCCGGGCAGGCCTGCGGCCTTTGCTTCGCCGTGGGCGCCAACACGCCGCCGCCGCCTTCGCTGCAGAACATCTTCAAGGAAATCGAAGCCGATCTCGGCCGTCCGGTTTCGCGCGATCCCGATCTTTCGCGCTGGGCGCGCCAGGGCGTGCTGCTCCTCAACGCCACGCTCACCGTACGCGAGAACGCCGCCGGCTCGCACCAGAACAAGGGCTGGGAGCAATTCACCGACGCCGCCATTCACGCGCTGTCGCGCGAACGCGAAGGCGTTGTGTTCATGCTGTGGGGCGCCTACGCCCGGCGCAAGGGCGCGAGCATCGATCGGCGCAAACATCTCGTGCTCGAATGCGCGCATCCGTCGCCGCTTTCGGCGAACAATGGCTTTTTCGGCTGCAAGCATTTCTCGAAGGCGAATGATTACCTGATCGCACACGCGGAAACGCCGATCGATTGGTGA
- a CDS encoding HepT-like ribonuclease domain-containing protein: MKATQPNIPWRSVRAIGNVLRHEYQGLSDQIIWNVVVDELPKLKEAIARIRNKFDTTGPSK; the protein is encoded by the coding sequence TTGAAGGCGACGCAGCCAAACATCCCATGGCGGAGCGTTCGCGCTATCGGCAATGTACTGCGTCACGAATATCAAGGGCTATCCGATCAAATCATATGGAATGTGGTGGTCGATGAATTGCCGAAACTCAAAGAGGCGATTGCGCGCATTCGGAATAAATTCGATACGACCGGCCCTTCAAAATGA
- a CDS encoding glutathione S-transferase family protein: MNDDNPILYYAPRTRASSVLTLLEELDVPYELRVLNFQLGEQRKPEYLAVNPLGKVPAIVHNGALVTELGAIFIYLADAFPQKGLAPAIGDALRGPYLRWLVFYGSAFEPAIVDRSMKREPAPASRSPYGDFDGVMALINAQLTQGPYLFGERFTAADILWGGALRWTVGFGLVPESAHISAYVERVTSRPCFARVAQTDEALLKIHEAAAGK, from the coding sequence ATGAACGACGACAATCCGATCCTATATTACGCGCCGCGCACACGCGCCTCTAGCGTGCTGACTCTGCTTGAGGAACTCGACGTTCCCTACGAGCTGCGCGTGTTGAATTTCCAGCTTGGCGAACAACGCAAGCCGGAATACCTCGCCGTCAATCCGCTCGGAAAAGTGCCGGCCATCGTTCACAATGGCGCGCTTGTGACGGAGCTTGGCGCGATTTTCATCTATCTTGCCGACGCCTTTCCACAGAAAGGTCTCGCGCCGGCGATTGGCGACGCCTTACGCGGGCCTTACCTGCGCTGGCTCGTGTTCTACGGGTCGGCGTTCGAGCCGGCGATCGTCGATCGTTCGATGAAGCGCGAGCCGGCGCCCGCAAGCAGAAGTCCCTACGGGGATTTTGATGGCGTCATGGCGCTGATCAACGCGCAATTGACGCAAGGCCCTTATCTCTTCGGCGAGCGCTTCACCGCCGCCGACATTCTTTGGGGCGGCGCGCTGCGGTGGACAGTCGGTTTCGGCCTTGTTCCCGAAAGCGCGCACATCTCCGCCTATGTCGAGCGCGTGACGTCTCGTCCATGCTTTGCGCGCGTCGCCCAGACGGACGAAGCGCTGCTCAAGATTCATGAGGCGGCGGCGGGCAAATGA
- the uvrC gene encoding excinuclease ABC subunit UvrC, whose protein sequence is MTAHANPRDLPPEEDDVFDAPEVAAEAEAELCDSGAEAPETPESVKRGVDVIKKHWRHAPNGPGVYRMIAESGEVLYVGKAKNVRKRVASYTRLAGHVNRIARMISATTTMVFISVETETDALLLEANLIKQLKPRFNVLMRDDKSFPYILIAMDHDAPQILKHRGARARKGDYFGPFASVWAVNRALNALERAFLLRSCSQSFFDNRTRPCLLYQIKRCSGPCTGEISMEEYAELVREARDFLSGKSRNVREQLAREMTEASERLEFERAARLRDRISALSAVQGAQGINPRSVEEADVFAIAKDAGRFCVEAFFFRAYQNWGNRSYFPRADASLSESEVLDAFLAQFYQEHPSARCVFLSHPIEDDELLEEALTARLGRRVEVLAPQRGEKRELVDHALQNARQALGRKLAEDASQQRLLGALGQAFGLVSAPRRIEVYDNSHIGGAQAIGAMIVAGPAGFMKAHYRTFNIRSAEITPGDDFGMMREVLTRRFARLAKDGETEQDREAFPAKPDLILIDGGRGQFDVARDVLRELGVEGVAIASIAKGADRNAGRETFFVEGREPFRLPPHDPALYFVQRLRDEAHRFAIGTHRARRKKEFTKNPLDEIAGVGPSRKRALLLAFGSAKAVSRAALSDLEKVPGVNKTTARLVYEHFQRE, encoded by the coding sequence ATGACCGCTCACGCAAATCCGCGCGATCTCCCCCCTGAAGAAGACGATGTCTTTGATGCGCCCGAGGTCGCGGCGGAGGCAGAGGCGGAGCTGTGCGATTCGGGAGCCGAAGCGCCCGAGACGCCCGAAAGCGTCAAGCGCGGCGTCGACGTCATCAAGAAGCATTGGCGGCACGCGCCGAACGGCCCCGGCGTCTATCGCATGATCGCCGAAAGCGGCGAGGTGCTCTACGTCGGCAAGGCGAAAAACGTGCGCAAGCGCGTCGCAAGCTATACGCGTCTCGCAGGCCATGTGAACCGCATCGCGCGGATGATCTCGGCGACGACGACGATGGTGTTCATCTCGGTCGAGACCGAAACCGACGCGCTGCTTTTGGAAGCCAATCTCATCAAGCAGTTGAAGCCGCGCTTCAACGTGCTGATGCGCGACGATAAATCCTTCCCTTACATTTTGATCGCCATGGATCATGACGCGCCGCAGATCCTCAAGCACCGAGGCGCCCGCGCGCGCAAAGGAGACTATTTCGGTCCCTTCGCCAGCGTCTGGGCGGTCAATCGGGCGCTGAACGCCCTGGAGCGCGCATTTCTCTTGCGATCCTGCTCGCAAAGCTTTTTCGACAATCGCACGCGTCCGTGCCTGCTCTATCAGATCAAACGCTGTTCGGGCCCGTGCACCGGCGAAATCTCCATGGAGGAGTACGCCGAGCTCGTGCGGGAGGCGCGGGATTTCCTCTCTGGCAAAAGTCGCAACGTCCGCGAACAGCTGGCGCGCGAAATGACCGAAGCCTCCGAGCGGCTGGAGTTCGAGCGCGCGGCGCGGCTGCGCGACCGAATATCGGCGCTTTCAGCCGTTCAAGGCGCGCAGGGGATCAATCCGCGCAGCGTCGAAGAAGCCGACGTCTTCGCCATCGCCAAGGACGCCGGACGCTTCTGCGTCGAAGCGTTCTTCTTTCGCGCCTATCAGAACTGGGGCAATCGCTCCTACTTCCCGCGCGCCGACGCGTCGCTGTCCGAGTCCGAAGTTCTCGACGCCTTTCTCGCGCAATTCTATCAGGAGCACCCTTCGGCGCGCTGCGTTTTTCTCTCGCACCCGATCGAGGACGACGAGTTGCTCGAAGAAGCCTTGACCGCGCGGCTTGGCCGCCGCGTCGAGGTGCTCGCGCCGCAGCGCGGCGAGAAACGCGAACTCGTGGACCACGCGCTTCAGAACGCGCGGCAAGCGCTCGGCCGCAAGCTTGCCGAAGACGCAAGCCAGCAGCGCCTGCTCGGAGCGCTCGGCCAGGCCTTTGGTCTCGTCTCGGCGCCGCGGCGTATTGAGGTCTACGACAATTCCCACATCGGCGGCGCGCAGGCGATCGGCGCGATGATCGTCGCGGGGCCCGCCGGATTCATGAAAGCCCACTACCGCACCTTCAACATCAGAAGCGCGGAGATCACGCCGGGGGACGACTTCGGCATGATGCGCGAGGTGCTCACCCGCCGGTTCGCGCGGCTCGCCAAGGATGGAGAAACGGAGCAGGATCGCGAGGCTTTTCCGGCCAAGCCCGATCTTATTCTGATCGACGGCGGACGTGGCCAATTCGACGTGGCGCGCGACGTCTTGCGCGAACTCGGAGTCGAAGGGGTGGCGATCGCGTCGATCGCCAAGGGCGCCGACCGCAACGCCGGGCGCGAAACATTCTTCGTCGAAGGCCGCGAGCCGTTTCGCCTGCCGCCGCACGATCCGGCGCTCTACTTTGTGCAGCGCCTGCGCGACGAAGCGCATCGTTTCGCGATCGGCACGCATCGCGCGCGGCGCAAAAAGGAATTCACCAAGAATCCGCTGGATGAGATCGCCGGCGTCGGGCCATCACGCAAACGCGCGCTGCTCCTGGCGTTTGGGTCGGCGAAAGCGGTGTCAAGGGCGGCGCTTTCGGATCTGGAGAAGGTTCCCGGCGTCAACAAGACGACGGCGCGGCTCGTCTATGAGCATTTCCAGCGCGAGTAA
- a CDS encoding YihY/virulence factor BrkB family protein, with protein MRKLFRIFYHAYLKFDRDDGWAVTSYIALAILTSMFPFLIFLTALAGFFGLGQEADAARKLLFDTWPPDVAGPISREISNVLTQPRGGLLTLGAIFAIYFSSTGVEALRVALNRAYDLKDKRPWWLTRLESILYVFLGAAALLAVAILLVLGPLARAIAERYIPALVQDLQPLYAPVRYGVTTALLAIALYAAHKFLPAERRNLTFIGPGIALTLIASLALGAGFGAYLARFAGSYVSTYAGLASIVIAIVFLQMLAAIFIYGAELNQTVATGGNSPENQG; from the coding sequence ATGCGAAAGCTTTTTCGAATCTTTTATCACGCCTATCTCAAGTTTGACCGCGACGACGGCTGGGCGGTCACGAGCTATATCGCGCTCGCAATCCTGACTTCGATGTTTCCGTTTCTCATCTTTCTGACGGCGCTCGCCGGCTTTTTCGGCTTGGGTCAGGAAGCGGACGCCGCGAGAAAACTGCTCTTCGACACATGGCCCCCGGATGTGGCCGGTCCGATTTCCCGGGAGATCAGCAATGTGCTGACGCAGCCGCGCGGCGGGCTGCTGACGCTGGGCGCGATCTTCGCCATATATTTCTCCTCTACCGGCGTGGAAGCGCTGCGCGTCGCGCTGAACCGCGCCTATGACCTCAAGGACAAGCGCCCCTGGTGGCTGACGCGCCTCGAATCAATTCTTTATGTCTTTCTCGGCGCGGCCGCGCTCCTCGCCGTCGCTATTCTGCTCGTGCTGGGGCCTCTCGCGCGCGCGATCGCCGAACGCTACATCCCCGCCCTCGTGCAGGATCTTCAGCCCCTTTACGCGCCGGTGCGCTATGGCGTCACCACCGCCCTGTTGGCCATTGCCCTGTATGCGGCTCATAAATTTTTGCCCGCGGAGCGGCGCAACCTGACCTTCATCGGGCCAGGCATCGCGCTGACGCTGATCGCGTCGCTCGCGCTCGGCGCCGGCTTCGGCGCCTATCTCGCGAGATTCGCCGGCAGCTATGTTTCGACCTACGCCGGCCTCGCCTCGATCGTGATCGCCATCGTTTTTCTCCAGATGCTGGCGGCGATCTTCATCTATGGCGCCGAACTCAATCAGACGGTCGCGACGGGCGGCAACAGCCCAGAAAACCAGGGTTAA
- a CDS encoding nucleotidyltransferase family protein — MKRVEAITRLQEYAPAIKARGATSLFLFGSAARDEAAADSDLDLFIDYDPASRFNAFDLVGIKLFLEDELKTAVDLTTRDGLHPRLRHAIEKSAVRVF, encoded by the coding sequence ATGAAACGTGTCGAAGCGATCACACGATTGCAGGAATACGCGCCGGCCATCAAGGCGCGCGGCGCGACATCGTTGTTCCTCTTTGGCTCCGCCGCGCGCGATGAAGCGGCGGCGGATAGCGATCTCGATCTTTTCATCGACTATGATCCCGCCAGCCGATTCAACGCATTTGATCTTGTCGGCATTAAACTTTTTCTCGAGGATGAGTTGAAGACTGCGGTGGATTTGACCACTCGGGACGGCCTGCATCCTCGTCTGCGCCATGCGATCGAGAAATCGGCGGTCCGCGTTTTTTGA
- a CDS encoding FtsK/SpoIIIE family DNA translocase, with protein sequence MRSHARGHFTEQLREFAARRLAEILGAALLVSAAALTLALVSWSARDPSLNHATSGHVRNLLGGPGAIVSDLLMQLVGFGAIAAIVPIATQGLRLMRRRRIGRVMLRVGLCVLGVFATAATASLLPATNRWPLPTGLGGVAGDAILTVPRLIFAGSGVLTALFGAGAALVAILAVTGAAGLGFESEADMRSRSSEDDAKIRPGADDDDDAGGEPGVALISLGALIHLGLALKAWMLRAAARFRRRAATTDRPPPPRYPRVEPTFEDLDVFPGFASSGAQDLDEPPFEPAVSQPAPAPRRTRAPARAAQPRFNTRYETPPLTLLAEPKKQASGVKLPQEALEHNARLLEGVLEDFSVKGDIINVRPGPVVTLYELEPAPGIKSSRVIGLADDIARSMSAISARVAVVSGRNAIGIELPNQRREMVYLRELIACEDFVRSNHKLAIALGKTIGGEPVIVDLARMPHLLVAGTTGSGKSVAINTMILSLLYRLKPEECRLIMVDPKMLELSVYDNIPHLLTPVVTDPKKAVVALKWAVREMEDRYKKMSKLGVRNIDGYNVRVADAQAKGETITRTVQTGFDRETGEAIFEHEEMTLSTLPYIVVIVDEMADLMLVAGKDIEGAIQRLAQMARAAGIHLIMATQRPSVDVITGTIKANFPTRISFQVTSKIDSRTILGEQGAEQLLGQGDMLYMAGGGRISRVHGPFVSDREVEDIVAHVKTQGAPQYLDAITAEDDVGEDGEAPLPGSMDAEEGGDLYDRAVNIVLRDKKCSTSYIQRRLSVGYNKAASLVERMEQEGVVSAPNHAGKREILVGGGIDRGAFDIEAAE encoded by the coding sequence ATGCGCAGCCATGCAAGGGGCCATTTTACCGAGCAGCTTCGCGAGTTTGCGGCGCGCAGGCTGGCGGAAATCCTGGGCGCCGCCTTGCTCGTGAGCGCCGCCGCCCTCACACTGGCGCTCGTCAGCTGGTCCGCCCGCGATCCTTCGCTCAACCACGCGACCTCGGGCCACGTCCGCAATCTGCTCGGCGGACCGGGCGCGATCGTCTCCGATCTATTGATGCAGCTCGTCGGCTTCGGCGCCATCGCCGCCATCGTGCCGATCGCCACCCAGGGACTGCGTCTCATGCGGCGGCGCCGAATCGGCCGCGTGATGCTGCGCGTCGGCCTCTGTGTCCTTGGCGTTTTCGCAACCGCCGCGACCGCATCGCTTTTGCCCGCGACCAACCGCTGGCCGCTGCCCACCGGCCTCGGCGGCGTCGCCGGCGACGCCATCCTGACCGTTCCACGGCTGATCTTTGCCGGCTCCGGCGTCCTGACCGCGCTCTTTGGCGCCGGCGCCGCTCTCGTCGCGATCCTCGCCGTGACCGGCGCGGCGGGGCTGGGCTTCGAGTCCGAAGCGGATATGCGCAGCCGTTCCTCTGAAGATGACGCGAAGATTCGTCCTGGCGCCGACGATGACGACGACGCCGGCGGTGAACCTGGCGTCGCGTTGATCTCGCTCGGCGCGCTGATTCATCTTGGACTGGCGCTGAAGGCCTGGATGCTGCGCGCCGCCGCAAGATTCAGACGTCGCGCCGCCACGACGGACCGGCCGCCGCCGCCGCGCTATCCGCGCGTCGAGCCGACCTTCGAGGATCTGGACGTTTTTCCCGGCTTTGCGTCGTCGGGAGCCCAAGATCTCGACGAGCCGCCCTTTGAACCCGCGGTCTCCCAGCCCGCGCCTGCGCCCCGCAGGACGCGTGCGCCTGCCCGCGCCGCGCAGCCCCGCTTCAATACGCGCTATGAGACGCCGCCCCTGACCCTTCTCGCCGAGCCGAAGAAGCAGGCGAGCGGCGTCAAGCTCCCGCAGGAGGCGCTCGAGCACAACGCGCGTCTGCTTGAGGGCGTGCTCGAGGATTTTTCCGTCAAGGGCGACATCATCAACGTCCGCCCCGGGCCGGTGGTCACGCTCTATGAGCTGGAGCCGGCGCCCGGCATCAAGAGTTCGCGGGTCATCGGCCTCGCCGACGACATCGCCCGCTCGATGTCCGCCATCTCCGCCCGCGTCGCGGTCGTGTCGGGGCGCAACGCCATCGGCATCGAACTGCCGAACCAGCGTCGTGAGATGGTCTATTTGCGCGAACTCATCGCCTGCGAGGATTTCGTCCGCTCCAACCACAAGCTCGCCATCGCGCTTGGCAAGACGATCGGCGGCGAGCCGGTGATCGTCGACCTCGCCCGCATGCCGCATCTCTTGGTCGCCGGCACCACTGGCTCCGGCAAGTCGGTCGCGATCAACACCATGATCCTGTCGCTGCTCTATCGGCTGAAGCCCGAAGAGTGCCGGCTCATCATGGTCGATCCGAAGATGCTGGAGCTCTCCGTCTACGACAACATTCCCCATCTGCTGACCCCCGTCGTCACCGACCCGAAAAAGGCGGTCGTGGCGCTCAAATGGGCGGTGCGCGAGATGGAGGATCGCTACAAGAAAATGTCGAAGCTCGGCGTGCGCAACATCGACGGCTACAATGTCCGCGTCGCCGACGCGCAGGCCAAGGGCGAGACGATCACCCGCACGGTGCAGACGGGCTTCGATCGCGAGACCGGCGAGGCGATCTTCGAGCATGAGGAGATGACGCTCTCCACGCTGCCTTATATCGTCGTGATCGTCGACGAGATGGCGGATCTCATGCTCGTCGCCGGCAAGGACATCGAGGGCGCGATCCAGAGACTGGCGCAGATGGCGCGCGCCGCCGGCATCCATCTGATCATGGCGACGCAGCGCCCCTCCGTCGACGTCATCACCGGCACGATCAAAGCGAATTTCCCGACGCGCATCTCCTTCCAGGTGACCTCAAAGATCGACAGCCGCACGATCCTGGGCGAACAGGGCGCCGAGCAGCTGCTCGGCCAAGGCGACATGCTCTACATGGCGGGCGGCGGCCGCATTTCGCGCGTGCATGGGCCTTTCGTGTCCGACCGCGAAGTCGAAGACATCGTCGCGCATGTGAAGACGCAAGGCGCGCCGCAATATCTCGACGCCATCACCGCCGAGGACGATGTTGGCGAAGACGGCGAAGCGCCCCTGCCCGGCTCGATGGACGCGGAGGAAGGCGGCGACCTTTACGACCGCGCCGTCAACATCGTGCTGCGCGACAAGAAGTGCTCGACGAGCTACATCCAGCGCCGCCTCTCGGTCGGCTACAACAAGGCCGCTTCGCTTGTCGAACGCATGGAGCAGGAAGGCGTCGTCTCCGCTCCTAACCACGCCGGAAAGCGCGAAATTCTGGTCGGCGGCGGCATCGATCGCGGCGCCTTCGATATCGAGGCGGCGGAGTAG